In Thunnus albacares chromosome 10, fThuAlb1.1, whole genome shotgun sequence, a single window of DNA contains:
- the spon2a gene encoding spondin-2a, whose translation MSSEHLACGWLQQLLIVLLKLCLTFAGPLRPLNGTECTAKGPASYILVFTGHWSPQAFPKQYPLFRPPAQWSKFLAVSHNRHFRLWEEGAPASAGVQNFAEIGVTVELMKAAKEARKRRTVGAMYRTAGIPNGIGHSSTELLMQPRSSLLSLMVKMIPSPDWFVGVDSLNLCEGSQWKQEVTIDLQPYDAGTDSGFTFSSPNFPSSPQENITKITSQMPNHPANSFYYPRLKELPPIASIKIMRQSRSPDRQTPMSNHILPNSINHQHFSATPLDCEVSLWSSWGLCLGPCSKGGVRHRTRYILLRPANAGVPCPELEEQAECVPHSCMKLQ comes from the exons ATGTCATCAGAACACCTGGCCTGTGGttggctgcagcagctgctcattGTGCTTTTGAAGCTTTGCCTCACTTTTGCTGGGCCTCTGCGACCACTCAATGGGACAGAATGCACAGCCAAGGGTCCTGCTTCCTACATCCTGGTCTTTACTGGTCACTGGAGCCCGCAGGCCTTCCCAAAGCAGTATCCGCTGTTCCGGCCCCCTGCACAGTGGTCCAAATTCCTAG cGGTGAGCCATAATCGCCATTTTCGTCTGTGGGAGGAGGGAGCTCCAGCCAGTGCAGGGGTGCAGAACTTTGCTGAAATTGGGGTCACGGTGGAGCTAATGAAGGCAGCCAAAGAGGCAAGAAAGAGACGCACGGTTGGCGCCATGTACCGAACAGCCGGCATCCCTAATGGCATCGGGCACAGCTCCACCGAGCTGCTCATGCAGCCCCGGAGCTCACTG CTGTCTCTGATGGTGAAGATGATCCCCAGCCCTGACTGGTTTGTTGGTGTGGACAGCCTCAACCTTTGCGAAGGCAGCcagtggaaacaggaagtgaccaTTGACCTCCAACCTTATGATGCGGGGACAGACAGTGGATTCACTTTCTCCTCTCCCAACTTCCCCAGCAGCCCCCAAGAAAACATCACAAAG ATCACGTCTCAGATGCCAAACCACCCAGCCAACTCCTTCTACTACCCACGTCTAAAGGAGCTTCCACCAATCGCCAGCATAAAGATCATGAGGCAGAGCAGATCACCTGACCGTCAGACCCCCATGTCTAATCATATTCTGCCAAACTCTATCAATCATCAGCACTTCTCAG CGACACCACTGGACTGCGAAGTGTCTCTCTGGTCATCCTGGGGTTTGTGTCTGGGTCCCTGCTCCAAAGGCGGTGTTCGTCACCGCACACGCTACATCCTCTTGCGGCCGGCCAATGCTGGCGTCCCTTGCCCTGAGCTGGAGGAACAGGCTGAATGCGTACCACACAGCTGTATGAAACTCCAGTAG